From the Aerosakkonema funiforme FACHB-1375 genome, one window contains:
- a CDS encoding RNA-guided endonuclease InsQ/TnpB family protein, with translation MSHSRQDFLHKVSKKLVDDSQVIAVENLNVKGLVRNRKLSKSISDAGWGMFVNFLDYKLKRQDGKLIEIDRFFPSSKMCSNCGHVVDKLTLDIREWDCPKCLTHHHRDSNAALNIRNEGIRILNSPACQEATAGGNRSTKLTQTYSKAESPVIRSGSSTTGLNGKPFI, from the coding sequence ATATCACATTCCCGCCAAGATTTTTTACATAAGGTCAGTAAAAAATTGGTTGATGATAGCCAAGTCATTGCTGTTGAAAATCTCAATGTAAAGGGATTGGTACGGAACCGTAAGCTGTCTAAATCTATTTCGGACGCTGGATGGGGAATGTTTGTCAATTTCTTGGATTATAAGTTGAAGCGTCAGGATGGAAAGCTCATAGAAATTGACAGATTTTTCCCTAGTTCTAAGATGTGTTCAAATTGCGGTCACGTTGTTGATAAGTTAACACTTGATATACGTGAATGGGACTGCCCAAAGTGTTTAACTCATCATCACAGAGATTCTAATGCAGCACTGAACATAAGGAATGAAGGCATCCGAATTCTAAACTCTCCTGCTTGTCAGGAAGCCACTGCCGGAGGGAACCGCTCAACGAAACTTACTCAAACCTACTCAAAGGCGGAAAGTCCAGTCATTCGTAGTGGGTCAAGCACCACAGGGTTAAACGGCAAACCCTTTATTC